The segment AGTTTTACCATAACAAAAGAAATAATTTGGGAAAGTGCTGTCGCTACTGCCAAAGAGGTTAATGCTAAAGAAGTTGAATATATAAAGTTTTACAAGTCTAATGATCATAATATTGGCTATAATCAATGGCCTAAATTTAAAGAATAGCTTGAAGTTTTTTTAAAAAGTTGTTATATTTAATATTATTAGAAAATTATTATTAACTAGAACAAAAGAAGAGGTATTGAGAATGATTAGATGGCAAGATAAATATGCATTAGGGGTAGTCGAAATTGATGAACAACACCGAAAATTATTTGAGATTGCTGGTGAAATAGAAGCTTTGTTAAATGATGAGTTTATCACTGATAAATATGATGATATTGTTGCAATATTAGGAGAACTGAAAGATTATACTATTCAACATTTTAAAGATGAAGAAGAATTTATGTTAAGTAATAAATTTCCAATGTTTTTAACGCATAAAATGATGCATAATGACTTTGTGGAAAAAATTGAAAGCATCGACTTATCAAAAGTTGATAATGAACAAAACTTATATTTAAAAGAAATTTTAAATTTTGTGGGTGAATGGCTGGTAGAACATATCTTAGTAGAAGATGCTAAATATTCGATTAATTAAAAATTACATTGCGATAAAGTAGAAAAACCTTTCTTGTACTAAGAGAGGTTTTTTTCTGTATAAGGCAAGTAAGATGAAGTAACAACGAAGGACAAAAGTCTTTTTTCAAAAGACGAATAAATGCCATTTAAATATTGACGGTTGTAAATGCTGTAAACTATAATAATTATTAGAGGCTGAAGAAAGATGCCAGCTCGGAACAAAAAAATAGGAGGGGTAACATTGAATTTTAAAAAGAAAATTCTGGCAATCACTACTGCAGTGGTTGGGGTAGCTATGATGGGTGCGTTATTTACCGGTTGTAGTTCATCGAAAGGTAATGACAAGGAGATTAAGGTCGGAGCAAACTTTGAATTGACCGGCGGTGTTGCTAATTATGGTAACCAAGCGTTAAAGGGTATTAAATTAGCAATCAAGCAAGCCAATGAAAATGGTGGCGTTTTAGGAAAACAAATTAATTTAATTGTTGCTGATAATAAATCAGAAGCATCTGAAGCTGCGAATGCAGCGACAAAACTTATTTCTCAAGATGGTGTAAAGGTATTGTTGGGACCGGCAACGACTTCAAATATGTTGGCAGCATCGCAAATTGCTACTGATAATAAAATTCCGGCAATTACACCAACTGCTACAAATCCAAAAATTACAGTGGAAAATGGTCAAGTAAAACCATATATTTTCCGCAGTTGCTTCATTGATCCATTACAAGGTGAGGTAATGGCAGATTTTGCAACAAAAACTTTAAATGTTAAAACTGCAGCAATTTATGTTGATAGCAGTTCAGATTATTCTAAAGGCTTAGCAGAAGTTTTTGCGAAGAAATTTGCTGAAGCTGGTGGTACAATTGTTGCACAAGAATCATTCTTACAAAAAGACCAAGACTTTAAATCAACTTTAACAAAACTAAAAGCAAGCAATCCTGAAGTTATTTTTATTCCTGCTTATTATGAAGAAGTTGGTAAAATTGTTAAGCAAGCTCGAGAATTAGGCATCAATGCAAAATTATTAGGTGCAGATGGTTGGGATGACAGTAAATTAGTTGATATTGCTGGTGCACAACCGCTGAATGGTACTTATTTCTGTAGCCATTATTCCGAACAAGATAATGATGCTAATGTAAAAGATTTTATTGCGGCGTATAAAGCTGAATATGGCGAAGAACCAAATGTTTTTGCAGCATTAGGCTATGATGCTGGAAAAATGTTAGTGGATGCGATTAAGCGTGCAGGTAGTGATGATCCAGAAAAAATTCGTCAAGCGTTAGCGGAAACTAAAAATTTACAAGTTGGTACTGGCATTATTACAATGGATGCAAATCATGATCCAATTAAGAGTGCGGTAGTTCTAGAAATGAAAGATGGACAAAAAATATTCAAACAAAAAATAAACCCTAATAAATAAGTTCTAAAAACAAGGATAAGGCTTGGTAACACACCTTATCCTTGTTTTAATATTGAAAATTAGTTTATAATAAGCAGGTACGATAAGTTTTTTTAGGAGGAATATCAGTGAAAAAAAAGTGGGGGAAATTAGTTGCGCTGGTAACGGGTGTTATTATGACAGGCAGTCTAATAGCCGGCTGTGGTGCAACGCAAAATTCTAATGAAATTTTAATTGGGGCCAATTATGAATTGACAGGCAATATTGCAAACTTTGGTAAGCAAGCTGTTAATGGTATTAATCTTGCATTTAAGCAGGTTAATGAACAAGGTGGCGTTAACGGTAAAAAAATCAAATTAATTGTAGCAGATAATAAGTCCGAAGCGTCGGAA is part of the Negativicutes bacterium genome and harbors:
- a CDS encoding GIY-YIG nuclease family protein encodes the protein MKVIYKIIYPNGKIYSGKDLTDSINYFGSASDKLIEKDFSREERRSFTITKEIIWESAVATAKEVNAKEVEYIKFYKSNDHNIGYNQWPKFKE
- a CDS encoding hemerythrin family protein, coding for MIRWQDKYALGVVEIDEQHRKLFEIAGEIEALLNDEFITDKYDDIVAILGELKDYTIQHFKDEEEFMLSNKFPMFLTHKMMHNDFVEKIESIDLSKVDNEQNLYLKEILNFVGEWLVEHILVEDAKYSIN
- a CDS encoding ABC transporter substrate-binding protein, yielding MPARNKKIGGVTLNFKKKILAITTAVVGVAMMGALFTGCSSSKGNDKEIKVGANFELTGGVANYGNQALKGIKLAIKQANENGGVLGKQINLIVADNKSEASEAANAATKLISQDGVKVLLGPATTSNMLAASQIATDNKIPAITPTATNPKITVENGQVKPYIFRSCFIDPLQGEVMADFATKTLNVKTAAIYVDSSSDYSKGLAEVFAKKFAEAGGTIVAQESFLQKDQDFKSTLTKLKASNPEVIFIPAYYEEVGKIVKQARELGINAKLLGADGWDDSKLVDIAGAQPLNGTYFCSHYSEQDNDANVKDFIAAYKAEYGEEPNVFAALGYDAGKMLVDAIKRAGSDDPEKIRQALAETKNLQVGTGIITMDANHDPIKSAVVLEMKDGQKIFKQKINPNK